Proteins encoded by one window of Nomascus leucogenys isolate Asia chromosome 19, Asia_NLE_v1, whole genome shotgun sequence:
- the RNF222 gene encoding RING finger protein 222 codes for MSEGESKDSSGSECPVCYEKFRDLEGASRTLSCGHVFCHDCLVKYLLSTRVDGQVQRTLVCPICRYVTFLSKKSSRWPSMLDKSSQTLAVPVGLPSVPPLDSLGHTNPLAASSSAWRPPLGQARPPGSPGQSAQLSLDLLPSLPRESQVFVISRHGMPLGEQDSVLPRRSLAELSEASPAPRSARAFCCRSRALLLITLIAVVAVVAAILPWVLLVRKQA; via the coding sequence ATGTCAGAAGGGGAGAGCAAGGACAGCTCGGGCAGCGAGTGCCCCGTGTGCTACGAGAAGTTCCGGGACCTGGAGGGCGCCAGCCGGACGCTGAGCTGTGGCCATGTGTTCTGCCATGACTGTCTGGTCAAGTACCTGCTGTCCACCCGGGTGGATGGGCAGGTCCAGAGGACCCTGGTCTGCCCCATCTGCCGCTACGTCACGTTCCTCAGCAAGAAGAGCTCCCGCTGGCCCTCCATGCTGGACAAGAGCTCCCAGACGCTGGCTGTGCCCGTGGGCCTGCCCTCCGTGCCCCCACTggacagcctgggccacacaaaCCCCCTGGCCGCCTCCTCGTCCGCCTGGAGGCCACCtctgggccaggccaggccaccAGGCAGCCCGGGCCAAAGCGCCCAGCTCTCCCTGGACCTGCTGCCCAGCCTGCCCCGGGAGTCGCAGGTCTTCGTCATCAGCCGCCACGGGATGCCCCTGGGGGAGCAGGACAGCGTGCTGCCCCGCCGCAGCCTGGCAGAGCTCTCGGAGGCCTCCCCGGCGCCCCGCTCCGCCCGCGCCTTCTGCTGCCGATCACGGGCCCTGCTGCTCATCACGCTCATCGCCGTGGTGGCCGTGGTGGCCGCCATCCTGCCCTGGGTGCTGCTGGTGAGGAAGCAGGCGTGA